In Achromobacter xylosoxidans A8, a single window of DNA contains:
- a CDS encoding LLM class flavin-dependent oxidoreductase — translation MSSLARIPFSVLDLAPIVQGRDAADAFRNTVAVAQHVERLGYKRFWLAEHHNINGVASSATAVLIGHVASHTNTLRVGSGGVMLPNHAPLIIAEQFGTLETLYPGRIDLGLGRAPGSDGATQHALRRGPRSGLEFPALVEELRGFLAPSRPGQPVRAIPGEGLDIPIWLLGSSDFSARLAAELGLPFSFAGHFSPEGMAAMRLYRHLFKPSATLARPYAMIGVPVVAAETDEAARRQATTQQLKFLSLVRGNRLQLQPPVDSMDGLWNEWEREAVQQRLGAAIVGGPDTVRRELEALVAETEADEVMIVSDFYDIADRLRSFEIVASLKNGAAASTAA, via the coding sequence ATGAGCAGCCTGGCCCGCATCCCTTTTTCCGTACTGGACCTGGCCCCGATTGTGCAGGGCCGCGACGCGGCTGACGCTTTCCGCAACACCGTCGCGGTCGCGCAGCACGTGGAACGCCTGGGCTACAAACGTTTCTGGCTGGCTGAACACCACAACATCAACGGCGTGGCCAGCAGCGCCACGGCCGTGCTGATCGGCCACGTGGCTTCGCACACCAATACGCTGCGCGTGGGTTCGGGCGGCGTCATGCTGCCCAACCACGCGCCGCTGATCATCGCCGAGCAGTTCGGCACCCTGGAAACGCTCTACCCCGGCCGCATCGATCTGGGCCTGGGCCGCGCGCCCGGCAGCGACGGCGCCACGCAGCACGCGCTGCGCCGCGGTCCTCGCAGCGGACTGGAGTTTCCGGCGCTGGTGGAAGAATTGCGCGGCTTCCTGGCGCCCTCGCGCCCCGGGCAACCGGTGCGCGCGATTCCCGGCGAAGGCCTGGACATTCCGATCTGGCTGCTGGGTTCCAGCGACTTCAGCGCGCGGCTTGCCGCGGAGCTGGGCCTGCCCTTCTCCTTCGCGGGACATTTCTCGCCCGAAGGCATGGCGGCCATGCGCCTCTACCGCCACCTGTTCAAGCCATCGGCAACGCTGGCCCGCCCCTACGCCATGATAGGCGTGCCCGTCGTGGCCGCCGAAACCGATGAGGCCGCCAGGCGCCAGGCCACCACCCAGCAGCTGAAGTTCCTGTCGCTGGTACGCGGCAACCGACTGCAACTGCAGCCGCCCGTGGACAGCATGGACGGCCTGTGGAACGAATGGGAGCGCGAGGCTGTCCAACAAAGACTGGGCGCCGCCATCGTGGGCGGCCCGGATACCGTCCGGCGCGAACTGGAAGCCCTGGTCGCCGAGACCGAGGCCGACGAAGTCATGATCGTCTCGGATTTCTACGACATCGCAGACCGCCTGCGCTCGTTCGAGATTGTCGCTTCATTGAAAAACGGCGCCGCGGCAAGCACCGCGGCCTGA
- a CDS encoding thioredoxin family protein: MSIVELTKDSFQEAITPDGTLIVDFWAPWCGPCRGFAPVFEQAATEHPDVTFAKVNTDVEQELAGALGIRSIPTLMVFREKVLLFSQPGALSGGQLNELLAKIKEVDMEKVHQEIAAAQNGQDA, encoded by the coding sequence ATGAGTATTGTTGAACTCACCAAAGACAGCTTCCAGGAAGCCATCACCCCCGACGGCACCCTGATCGTCGATTTCTGGGCGCCTTGGTGCGGCCCGTGCCGCGGTTTCGCGCCGGTTTTCGAGCAGGCCGCCACCGAGCACCCCGACGTCACGTTTGCCAAGGTCAACACGGACGTGGAGCAGGAACTGGCCGGCGCGCTGGGCATCCGCTCGATCCCGACCCTGATGGTTTTCCGCGAAAAGGTCCTGCTGTTCTCGCAACCGGGCGCCCTGTCCGGCGGCCAGCTCAACGAGCTGCTGGCCAAGATCAAGGAAGTGGACATGGAAAAGGTCCACCAGGAAATCGCCGCGGCCCAGAATGGGCAGGACGCTTGA
- a CDS encoding IMPACT family protein produces the protein MPVMHTLTAPCTYQEDIKKSRFVAYAAPVSGVDEAMRFFAQHSDPEATHNCWAYRIGQEYRFNDDGEPGGTAGRPILQAIEGQDMDRVAVLVVRWYGGIKLGAGGLVRAYGGCAANCLRLGARTEIVDLATVACACGFGELALLKSRLAQAGATILQEDFNEEGVALRFTLPRAAVADLEVTVANITRGRAAWEVES, from the coding sequence ATGCCGGTCATGCACACGCTGACCGCTCCTTGCACCTACCAGGAAGACATCAAGAAAAGCCGCTTCGTCGCGTATGCGGCGCCCGTGTCCGGGGTGGACGAAGCCATGCGCTTCTTTGCCCAGCACAGCGATCCGGAAGCGACCCATAACTGCTGGGCCTACCGCATCGGCCAGGAATATCGCTTCAATGACGACGGCGAGCCCGGCGGCACGGCAGGACGTCCCATCCTGCAAGCCATCGAAGGCCAGGACATGGATCGCGTGGCGGTGCTGGTGGTGCGCTGGTACGGGGGTATCAAGCTGGGTGCAGGCGGACTGGTGCGCGCCTACGGTGGCTGCGCCGCCAATTGCCTGCGGCTGGGAGCGCGCACGGAGATCGTGGATCTGGCGACTGTCGCCTGCGCTTGTGGCTTCGGCGAACTGGCGCTGCTGAAGTCGCGCCTGGCTCAGGCGGGCGCGACGATCCTGCAAGAAGATTTCAATGAGGAAGGCGTTGCGCTGCGGTTCACGCTGCCGCGCGCGGCGGTGGCGGATCTGGAGGTGACGGTCGCCAACATCACCCGCGGCCGCGCCGCCTGGGAAGTGGAATCGTAG
- a CDS encoding transporter substrate-binding domain-containing protein has protein sequence MIGRIRLFVLGACLAASGLAQAQPEAFAAARARGELVVGVPFLAPPPAAGAKIRTPDGLDAAMTDRVGQSLGLPVRLVQLPQEQAAAALAAGQVDLVLTDGASAQPDAVATQATGYAARPKAVIRSDTSLRRPADVRGRSVCMAEAATASRALAESWGAVVRTYRVPSDALVAVREGSCDIGLVDDAVWEPLVRFPEWKKFSSTLAADGARRERVWLLPASDSASRNWLSQEMRAWDRAGAWKAMTAKWARDVAFDVYLDQEVPDCHG, from the coding sequence ATGATCGGCCGCATCCGTCTCTTCGTCCTTGGCGCCTGCCTGGCTGCGTCCGGCCTCGCGCAGGCGCAGCCGGAAGCCTTCGCGGCGGCGCGGGCGCGCGGCGAACTGGTGGTGGGAGTGCCTTTCCTGGCGCCGCCGCCCGCGGCCGGCGCCAAGATCCGCACGCCGGACGGCCTGGACGCCGCAATGACCGACAGAGTGGGGCAAAGCTTGGGACTGCCGGTGCGCCTGGTGCAATTGCCGCAGGAGCAGGCCGCTGCTGCGCTGGCGGCAGGGCAGGTTGATCTAGTCCTGACCGACGGCGCGTCGGCCCAGCCCGACGCCGTCGCGACGCAAGCCACGGGCTATGCCGCTCGTCCCAAGGCCGTGATCCGCAGCGATACCAGCCTGCGCCGGCCCGCCGACGTGCGCGGCCGTAGCGTCTGCATGGCCGAGGCCGCAACCGCTTCCCGCGCCCTGGCCGAGAGCTGGGGCGCCGTGGTACGCACCTACCGCGTGCCGTCCGATGCGCTGGTCGCCGTGCGCGAAGGCAGCTGCGACATCGGGCTGGTGGACGATGCGGTCTGGGAACCGCTGGTGCGCTTCCCGGAATGGAAGAAATTTTCCTCGACGCTGGCGGCCGATGGCGCCAGGCGCGAACGCGTGTGGCTGCTGCCGGCGTCCGACTCCGCCAGCCGCAACTGGCTGAGTCAGGAAATGCGTGCCTGGGACCGTGCCGGCGCTTGGAAGGCAATGACGGCGAAATGGGCGCGCGACGTGGCCTTCGACGTGTACCTGGACCAAGAAGTACCTGACTGCCACGGCTAG